From the Pseudomonas monsensis genome, the window CGCCTGCTGACCGACGATTGCCAGCACGGGCATATGGTCCATGCGCGCGTCATACAATCCGGTGATCAGGTGCGAGGCACCCGGACCGGAAGTGGCGATGCACACACCCAGCTCACCCGTGAACTTGGCATGGGCCGAGGCCATGAACGCGGCCATTTCTTCATGCCGCGCCTGCACGAATTCGATTTTCCCCTTGGCCCGGGCAAGCGCGCCGAACACGCCGTTGATGCCGTCCCCCGGATAACCAAAAATCCGCGTGACGCCCCATTGGCTGAGCCGCTCAACCAGAAAATCTCCCACTGCCATCGACATCTCGATCCTCGCGTTTCTCCGATGCATAAGCCTGTTCCGGCAGAACATTGGCCGGAAGGTGTAAAGGTCTGGACAGTGTTGTCGGCGGCGAAGTTTCGATGGATTTGCCAGTGATCAGACCCGGGCGAGCAGTGCCACCCAGGATTTTTCGGGGCCAGGGTAAGCTGCCAGATCGGTGGCGAGGCCATTCCCGAGCAGGTTCGCGAAGACGCCGGAAGCGCCATCACAGCACCAAGAAAGCCTGCACGACTGGCCGCTGATGAAGGGCCGCTAAAGAAACTCGCTCAAGGACACGAATTCAGTCAAAGTGCCGCTCGCCCATAAAACGCATCAAGGAAGAAAGCAACCATGAAAACAGCGCTCGGCGCCCTGCTACTGACCTGCCTGATCCCCCACGCACTCGCTGACGATCATCCTGTCGGCTTTCAGTCCGCCACGCTGACGGACCCGCGTCATCAGCGTTCACTGGAGATGGTTGTCTGGTATCCCGCCGCGGCCACTACTGCGGCCACCCGACTGTTCGGCGACAACCCGGTATTCGTCGGCGCCCCGGCCGTGCCCGACGCGCCACCGGCCGGCGGCAAGCATCCCTTGGTGGTGCTCTCCCACGGCTACGGCGGCAACTGGATCAACCAGACCTGGCTGGCCAGCGCACTCGCCCATCAGGGTTACATCGTGGCGGCGGTCAATCATCCCGGCACAACCAGCCGCGACCGCAGCCCGCAAGCGGCGGCACAGTTGTGGCAACGTCCGGTCGATTTGAGCCGGGCCATCGACGCCGTCGCGGCGCAGCCGGAAAAGTTTGGCGCGGTCGCGCAGGCTCGAATTGCCGTGGTGGGACACTCTCTCGGCGGCTGGACCGCCATGGAAGTCGCCGGAGCGCGGTTCGACCCCGAGCGTTTTGCCGCAGACTGCAAGGTCCATCCGCAGTTGGCCAGTTGCACCGTTTACCAACAGATGAACCCCGCCAGCACTGAGGACTCAAAGGCGCGGCTGGCGACGGACTTGCGCGACAAACGCGTCACTGCCGTGGTGTCCCTCGACCTGGGGCTGTCACGGGGCATGACCGATGCAAGTCTGGCGGCGCTGGCGGTACCGACACTGGTGATTGCTGCCGGCGTGCCGTCACCAGAGCTGCCTGCTCGGCTGGAGTCTGCCGACCTTGCCAAACGCCTGCCGGCAAAATCTTCGCGTTACGTGGAAATCAGCGACGCCAGCCATTTCAGTTTTATGGCGGTGTGCAAACCTGGCGCGGTGGCGCTGCTTGAGGATGACGTGCCGGGTGATGGCATTATCTGCGGCGATGGCAACGATCGCCCCCGCGAGGTGATCCAGCGACAGGTGATCTCGTTGATCAGTGAATTCCTGGCCCAGTCACCCGACAGCTGAAACCTTCCCCTGATTCACAAGGAGCCAAAACCCGCATGCTGACGCCCTCCCCCCAGACCTTTCGCGGCAGTTGCCTGTGCGGCGCGGTCCATTACCAGATCCGCTCGCGGCCCAAAGCGCTGTCTCATTGTCATTGCCGCCAGTGCCGCAAAAGCCACGGAGCGGCATTTGCCAGTTATGGCAGCGTGTTGCGCGAGAATCTGCAAGTGGTACAGGGCGTCGAAGCGATCAAGTCCTATCAGTCTTCCGAAGCGGTCTCGCGCCAGTTCTGTTTGCACTGCGGCTCGTCGCTGTTCTGGTCGCGCCAGCAGGGTGAGTTCGCCGACTGGATCTCGGTCGCGCTGGGGACGCTGGACACGACGTTCACCACGGAAAAACAGAAGCATGTCGAGGTGACGTCGAAGGCGCCGTGGTTTGACATCAAGGATCAATGGCCACAGCAGCCGTAAGCCTTGATCAAACCTGTCTATTATCGATAACTTCCGCCCGCCAACGATGAGGCCCCCACATGAGCAAAGCCCCCTACGTTCCGCCGCAAGTCTGGACAAACGAAGCCCCGTCCGGCGGCCAGTTCGCCAGCATCAACCGCCCGATTGCCGGGCCGACCCACGACAAGACCTTGCCCGTCGGCAAACATCCGTTGCAGCTGTATTCACTGGCCACGCCCAACGGCGTCAAGGTGACCATCCTGTTGGAGGAGCTGCTGGCACTGGGGCACAGCGCGGCCGAATACGACGCGTGGCTGATCCGCATCGGCGAAGGCGATCAATTTTCCAGCGGCTTTGTCGAGATCAATCCGAATTCGAAAATCCCGGCGCTGCTCGACCGCAGCGTTGAACCGCCGATCCGCGTATTCGAGTCCGGCTCGATCCTGCTGTATCTGGCGGAAAAGTTCGGCGCCTTCCTGCCCAAGGACCCGGCAGGCCGCACCGAAACCCTCAACTGGCTGTTCTGGCAGATGGGCTCGGCGCCCTATCTGGGCGGCGGTTTCGGGCATTTCTATGCCTACGCGCCGGAGAAAATGGAGTACCCGATCAACCGCTTCACCATGGAAGCCAAGCGTCAGCTGGATGTACTCGACCGCCGTTTGGCCGAAAGCCCTTATCTGGCCGGCGACAGCTACACCATCGCCGACATCGCCGTCTGGCCGTGGTACGGGCAACTGGTGCGGAACAATGTCTATTCGGCGGCGGAATTCCTTGCGGCGCATGAGTACACCCATGTGCAACGCTGGGCAGAAGACATCGCCAAGCGGCCGGCAGTGATGCGTGGGCAACGGGTCAACCGTACCTGGGGCGATGAAGCGTCGCAGGTGCCGGAGCGGCATCAGGCCAGCGACCTCGACTGAGCCACACGACTCGTCCATCGGTTACAACACCTAGTGGGAACTCCCATCAACAACTGTGGCAATCCGCGCAGCGACATGCTGACCGCCAGATACACGTTCTGAATCCGAACGTGTCGTGCAACCGCCGCACATTCGCCTTGGCGGCCATTGGTCATGGCCGCCAATAAGCGATAGTCTCTGTTTCGACCTCCTTTAAAAGCACCGTGCCATGACCGACTCTGCCTTCTCATCCGACGTTGAAGCGATCAGCAGCATCGACGCGGTGCCCATGATCCTGAGCATGGTCAAGCACCTGACCGGGATGCGCTTCGCCGCCGTGGCGCGCGTCACTGACAAAAACTGGGTGGCCTGCGCGGTGGACGACTCCATCAATTTCGGCCTCAAACCCGGTGGCGAACTGGTGCTGGAGTCGACCATTTGTCACGAAATCCGCCAGCACCAGCAACCGGTGATTTTCGGCCAGGCCAGCACGCATCCGGTTTTTTCCCAGCACCACACACCAAAAACCTATGGACTGGAGAGCTACATCTCCATTCCCATCGTCAAAGCCAACGGTGAATTTTTCGGCACGCTGTGTGCCATCGACTCCGTACCGGCGAACCTCGACGAACCGGCCATTGCCAAAACGCTGACCCTTTTCGCCCAGTTGATTGCGATCAACCTCGACACGCAAAAGCGACTTGAGGCGACCAAGGTCGAGCTGAACAACGCCAACGAACTGGGGCGCCTGCGCGAACAGTTCATCGCGGTGCTCGGGCATGACCTGCGCACGCCGCTGAGCGCGATTCGCATGAGTGCCGACTTGCTGGAAACCAGGACCGAAGAAAAACGTTCGC encodes:
- the yghU gene encoding glutathione-dependent disulfide-bond oxidoreductase, coding for MSKAPYVPPQVWTNEAPSGGQFASINRPIAGPTHDKTLPVGKHPLQLYSLATPNGVKVTILLEELLALGHSAAEYDAWLIRIGEGDQFSSGFVEINPNSKIPALLDRSVEPPIRVFESGSILLYLAEKFGAFLPKDPAGRTETLNWLFWQMGSAPYLGGGFGHFYAYAPEKMEYPINRFTMEAKRQLDVLDRRLAESPYLAGDSYTIADIAVWPWYGQLVRNNVYSAAEFLAAHEYTHVQRWAEDIAKRPAVMRGQRVNRTWGDEASQVPERHQASDLD
- a CDS encoding GFA family protein → MLTPSPQTFRGSCLCGAVHYQIRSRPKALSHCHCRQCRKSHGAAFASYGSVLRENLQVVQGVEAIKSYQSSEAVSRQFCLHCGSSLFWSRQQGEFADWISVALGTLDTTFTTEKQKHVEVTSKAPWFDIKDQWPQQP
- a CDS encoding alpha/beta hydrolase family protein, translating into MKTALGALLLTCLIPHALADDHPVGFQSATLTDPRHQRSLEMVVWYPAAATTAATRLFGDNPVFVGAPAVPDAPPAGGKHPLVVLSHGYGGNWINQTWLASALAHQGYIVAAVNHPGTTSRDRSPQAAAQLWQRPVDLSRAIDAVAAQPEKFGAVAQARIAVVGHSLGGWTAMEVAGARFDPERFAADCKVHPQLASCTVYQQMNPASTEDSKARLATDLRDKRVTAVVSLDLGLSRGMTDASLAALAVPTLVIAAGVPSPELPARLESADLAKRLPAKSSRYVEISDASHFSFMAVCKPGAVALLEDDVPGDGIICGDGNDRPREVIQRQVISLISEFLAQSPDS
- a CDS encoding GAF domain-containing sensor histidine kinase is translated as MTDSAFSSDVEAISSIDAVPMILSMVKHLTGMRFAAVARVTDKNWVACAVDDSINFGLKPGGELVLESTICHEIRQHQQPVIFGQASTHPVFSQHHTPKTYGLESYISIPIVKANGEFFGTLCAIDSVPANLDEPAIAKTLTLFAQLIAINLDTQKRLEATKVELNNANELGRLREQFIAVLGHDLRTPLSAIRMSADLLETRTEEKRSLNLIAAIRNSSTRMGVLIENILDFARGRLGGGIPVQRVLVDDLQQTLQQTLAEVQASHPLAIFESTLNLPAGVHCDALRISQLLSNLLGNAVTHGSTATPIVLKAYAQNDEIVISLTNQGVPIPAALMPLLFEPFSRSEAGQRGEGLGLGLYIASQIATAHNGTLQVSSTLDAGTCFVARFPARFKWA